The following are encoded together in the Coffea arabica cultivar ET-39 chromosome 1c, Coffea Arabica ET-39 HiFi, whole genome shotgun sequence genome:
- the LOC140005218 gene encoding uncharacterized protein, whose amino-acid sequence MDEEITFGSRDAVPLTSGNHESIVIDIVTNNYRVKKVYVDQGSAVDIMFYRVFKEFGLKNDQLTPVRTPLVGFTGPPINPEGMITLMVTVGQAPKCRTIPVNFVVVKQQSSYNVFLGRPVLNALQAIPSTLHLSVKFPTPGGIAEVHGDPEVARACYLATLRGLEKVVAQTTCLEPYIPGDEAQQLSTQDEIEEFPLKEERPDPVLRIGALLPAKEKEGLKALLREYSQVFAWSVDDMPGIPTDLAVHHLDVDPHFKPVKQKKRSFAPERNEVIKTEVGKLLESKIILEVYYPTWLANPVLVKKEDQTWRMCVDFTDLNKVCPKDCFPLPRIDRLVDSTVGFDVLCFLDTFKGYHQIEMAEEDRNKTSFITEEGTYCYRTMPFGLKNVGATYQRLDNKLFQNQIGRNMEVYVDDMIVKSRTDQRLIPDLREVLDILQESRMGLNLKKCTFGVRSGRFLGFLVSREGIRANPDKLHAIMDMAPPRNVKEVQRLTERMATLNRFLSRFAVRGLPFFRILKAPKDFHWTEECQKAFTDLKAYLAELPTLTAPELGETLFLYLSACNEAVSAVLVREDGGAQRPVYYVSRALQGPETRYTPRRSWSLPCGPVELAEHDIGYKPRTAIKAQALADFLAEGTNQTLAEPNLSPIDAPPEEPWVLFVDGASSKEGSGASLLLTSPTGEELTYALRFDFSVSNNEAEYEALLTGLRIAHQMGITAIQVRSDSQLVVLQVRWEYEAKDDVMKKYLAKVREAVALFGTFEIERVPRSQNKRADALSKLASSSFAHLSKEVLVEVVKQKSINQVQEVVLVPLAKVRDSRGR is encoded by the exons ATGGACGAGGAGATTACCTTCGGATCAAGGGATGCGGTCCCCCTGACTTCCGGGAACCACGAGTCCATTGTGATAGACATTGTCACCAACAACTACCGGGTGAAGAAGGTGTATGTCGACCAAGGTAGCGCGGTTGACATTATGTTCTATCGTGTGTTCAAGGAGTTCGGATTGAAGAATGACCAGCTAACCCCGGTTCGGACACCTCTGGTGGGCTTCACCGGACCACCCATCAACCCGGAGGGAATGATCACCCTGATGGTCACGGTAGGGCAGGCCCCCAAATGCCGGACCATCCCTGTCAATTTCGTGGTGGTCAAGCAGCAATCCTCGTACAACGTGTTCCTGGGTCGGCCAGTTCTGAACGCCCTCCAAGCTATTCCATCCACCCTCCATCTCAGCGTTAAGTTCCCCACTCCAGGAGGGATAGCCGAGGTGCACGGTGATCCAGAGGTAGCCCGAGCTTGCTACTTGGCCACTCTCCGAGGGTTGGAGAAGGTGGTCGCCCAGACGACCTGTTTGGAGCCCTACATCCCAGGGGATGAGGCCCAGCAGTTGAGCACACAGGACGAGATTGAGGAATTCCCCTTGAAGGAGGAACGGCCCGACCCGGTCCTCCGCATCGGGGCGTTGCTGCCAGCCAAGGAGAAGGAGGGCTTGAAGGCTCTGCTAAGGGAATACTCCCAAGTCTTCGCCTGGTCGGTGGATGACATGCCCGGGATTCCAACGGACCTGGCAGTCCACCACCTCGACGTGGATCCTCACTTCAAGCCGGTGAAGCAGAAGAAAAGGAGCTTCGCCCCCGAGAGGAATGAGGTGATCAAGACGGAGGTCGGCAAGTTGCTGGAGTCCAAGATCATCCTGGAAGTCTATTACCCGACCTGGTTGGCCAACCCGGTACTGGTCAAGAAGGAGGACCAGACCTGGAGGATGTGCGTCGACTTCACGGACCTTAACAAAGTCTGTCCAAAGGACTGTTTTCCCCTGCCAAGGATCGACAGGTTAGTAGACTCTACTGTGGGTTTTGACGTTTTATGCTTTCTGGATACCTTTAAGGGATACCACCAGATAGAGATGGCTGAAGAGGACCGGAATAAGACCTCTTTCATCACCGAGGAGGGCACCTATTGCTACAGGACCATGCCGTTCGGGCTGAAAAACGTGGGAGCTACTTACCAGCGCCTGGACAACAAGTTATTCCAAAATCAGATCGGCAGAAACATGGAGGTCTATGTGGACGACATGATCGTCAAGAGCCGAACTGACCAGCGGCTCATACCCGACCTAAGGGAGGTCCTGGACATCCTACAGGAGAGCCGGATGGGCCTAAACCTGAAGAAGTGCACCTTCGGGGTCAGGTCGGGAAGGTTCCTGGGTTTTCTGGTGTCCCGAGAGGGAATCCGGGCCAACCCGGATAAACTCCACGCCATCATGGACATGGCCCCCCCAAGGAATGTGAAGGAAGTCCAACGGCTCACAGAGAGGATGGCCACCCTAAATAGGTTTCTCTCGCGCTTCGCGGTCCGGGGGCTGCCCTTCTTCCGAATCTTGAAAGCGCCTAAGGATTTTCACTGGACGGAAGAGTGCCAGAAAGCTTTCACCGACCTGAAGGCCTATCTGGCTGAGCTGCCCACTCTGACCGCCCCAGAGTTAGGGGAGACTCTGTTCCTTTACCTTTCCGCCTGCAACGAGGCCGTCAGCGCGGTCTTGGTGCGGGAGGACGGGGGGGCTCAGCGACCGGTGTACTACGTCAGCCGCGCTCTGCAAGGGCCAGAGACGAGGTACACGCCGCGGAGAAGCTGGTCCTTGCCTTG TGGGCCTGTCGAGCTGGCCGAGCACGACATCGGCTACAAGCCTCGCACCGCGATCAAGGCTCAGGCCTTGGCAGACTTCCTGGCTGAAGGGACCAACCAGACCCTGGCCGAGCCTAACCTTTCGCCGATAGACGCGCCGCCGGAGGAGCCATGGGTGCTGTTCGTAGACGGAGCCTCGAGCAAGGAAGGGAGCGGAGCTAGCCTGCTGCTTACCTCGCCCACAGGGGAAGAGCTGACCTACGCCCTTAGGTTTGACTTCTCGGTATCCAACAACGAGGCGGAGTATGAGGCCCTGTTGACAGGATTGCGGATAGCCCACCAGATGGGCATCACCGCAATCCAAGTTCGGAGCGACTCACAGCTCGTCGTCCTCCAGGTCCGCTGGGAGTATGAGGCCAAGGACGATGTCATGAAGAAATACCTGGCTAAGGTACGAGAGGCAGTGGCCTTGTTCGGAACCTTTGAAATCGAGCGGGTGCCGAGGTCCCAGAACAAGCGTGCAGACGCCCTTTCAAAGCTGGCGTCCTCCTCATTTGCCCATCTAAGCAAGGAAGTCTTGGTGGAAGTGGTGAAGCAGAAAAGCATCAACCAGGTCCAG GAGGTCGTACTTGTCCCCCTGGCTAAAGTGCGTGACTCCAGAGGAAGGTGA
- the LOC140005215 gene encoding uncharacterized protein: MRLQTAADEIRCKTFPMFLKGKARLWFQGLAPGSIRSFPELARQFVAQFVSSKTYAKNATHLMSIRQKPDESLRNFMTRFNAESLQVRDKDEKVVMAVFTNGLRVEELFYELAKKPPANLEELLTRAHAAANAEEAGRLKKESDRELGDRKGRTNPQEGNDVPAKKNVFDRLSKEKAPAPPPLSEKSYTPLTRPRAQILAVMEAEGLGDRPPKMGTPRNKRNQDRYCAFHRDVGHDTEGCWALRKEIEDLIQRDFLGRFVRHGMSGQESGRYYYGDRREGQCRDRPERRDAPRGHSPDQDTQNLAGVINTIAGGPTGGTVIQLGGTSDHPPKGTTP, translated from the coding sequence ATGCGACTTCAGACTGCTGCGGACGAGATCCGCTGCAAGACTTTCCCTATGTTCCTGAAGGGGAAAGCTCGGCTCTGGTTCCAAGGCCTGGCACCAGGGTCTATCCGGAGTTTTCCCGAGCTAGCTAGGCAGTTCGTCGCCCAGTTCGTCTCCTCGAAGACCTATGCGAAGAACGCCACCCACCTGATGTCTATCCGGCAGAAGCCCGACGAGTCGCTGAGGAACTTCATGACCCGCTTCAATGCGGAGAGCTTGCAGGTCAGGGACAAGGACGAAAAGGTGGTAATGGCCGTCTTCACGAATGGGCTCAGGGTAGAGGAGCTCTTCTACGAGCTGGCCAAGAAGCCTCCTGCAAACCTGGAGGAGCTCCTAACCCGGGCACACGCAGCCGCCAATGCGGAGGAGGCAGGCCGCCTGAAGAAGGAATCAGATCGGGAGCTCGGAGATCGGAAGGGTCGGACGAACCCCCAAGAGGGCAACGACGTCCCGGCCAAGAAGAACGTCTTTGATCGGCTCTCGAAGGAGAAGGCACCTGCTCCGCCGCCACTCTCGGAGAAGAGCTACACCCCTCTGACACGGCCTAGAGCACAGATCTTGGCTGTTATGGAGGCGGAAGGGCTAGGAGATCGGCCGCCCAAGATGGGGACACCTCGGAACAAGAGGAACCAGGACCGGTACTGCGCTTTTCACCGTGACGTGGGACACGACACGGAGGGATGTTGGGCCCTACGGAAGGAGATCGAGGACCTGATCCAGCGCGATTTTCTTGGACGGTTCGTACGCCATGGCATGTCGGGCCAGGAGTCCGGGCGCTATTATTATGGGGACCGGCGTGAGGGACAGTGTCGCGACCGCCCTGAGCGGCGTGACGCTCCTCGGGGCCACTCTCCCGACCAGGACACCCAGAACTTGGCGGGAGTGATAAACACCATCGCCGGAGGCCCCACGGGGGGGACAGTCATACAGCTCGGAGGAACAAGCGACCACCCCCCGAAGGGGACGACTCCTTGA